A single region of the Streptomyces virginiae genome encodes:
- a CDS encoding activator-dependent family glycosyltransferase yields the protein MRVLMTCFAQESHFSGSVPLAWALRTAGHDVRVASQPALTDAIVGAGLTAVPVGGDPALHTVLGAVGGDIMALHDRADYLEKRHERLPFSFLKGHDTVMASLFYSWINNESMIDELVAFARDWRPDLVIWEPFTFAGAVAARASGAAHARLLSFPDMFGSTRRLFLDRLAAGAAAHHDDTLGEWLTWTLGRYGCSFDEEIVTGQWSIDQMPPSVRLSLGHPMVPMRYIPHNGQVPTVVPGWLRAEPERPRVCVTAGMTARDTGAHNAVLADDVFAAVDGLDIEVVATLNPAERELVGATPDNVRVVDHVPLDALLPTCAAIVHHGGAGTWGTATALGVPQISLGRVWDAVYRSRRIEELGAGLHLPAGGVSARSLRAGLVRLLEEPEFRRRAGLIRDEVRAAPHPNEVVDVLERLTARHHGRVAAAR from the coding sequence ATGCGGGTACTGATGACGTGTTTCGCGCAGGAAAGCCACTTCAGTGGGTCCGTGCCGCTGGCGTGGGCCCTGCGGACGGCCGGTCACGACGTGCGGGTGGCGAGCCAGCCCGCCCTGACCGATGCCATCGTCGGCGCCGGACTGACGGCTGTTCCGGTGGGCGGTGACCCTGCCCTGCACACGGTGCTCGGGGCGGTGGGCGGCGACATCATGGCGCTGCACGACCGGGCGGACTATCTGGAGAAACGCCATGAGCGGCTGCCGTTCTCCTTCCTCAAGGGCCATGACACGGTCATGGCGTCGCTCTTCTACTCCTGGATCAACAACGAGTCGATGATCGACGAGCTGGTCGCGTTCGCCCGCGACTGGCGTCCCGATCTGGTGATCTGGGAGCCGTTCACCTTCGCCGGGGCGGTCGCCGCCCGGGCGAGCGGAGCGGCCCATGCCCGGCTGCTGTCGTTCCCCGACATGTTCGGCAGCACGCGCCGGCTCTTCCTCGACCGCCTCGCGGCGGGGGCGGCTGCCCACCACGACGACACCCTCGGCGAGTGGCTGACCTGGACGCTCGGCCGGTACGGCTGCTCCTTCGACGAGGAGATCGTCACCGGACAGTGGTCCATCGACCAGATGCCGCCGAGCGTCCGGCTGTCCCTGGGGCATCCGATGGTGCCGATGCGGTACATCCCGCACAACGGGCAGGTCCCGACCGTGGTGCCGGGTTGGCTGCGCGCGGAGCCAGAGCGGCCGCGGGTCTGTGTGACGGCGGGGATGACGGCCCGGGACACCGGCGCCCACAACGCCGTCCTCGCCGACGACGTCTTCGCGGCCGTGGACGGTCTGGACATCGAGGTGGTGGCGACGCTGAACCCGGCGGAACGTGAGCTGGTCGGCGCCACCCCGGACAACGTCCGGGTGGTCGACCACGTCCCGCTGGACGCGCTGTTGCCGACCTGTGCGGCGATCGTGCACCACGGCGGGGCGGGCACCTGGGGGACGGCCACCGCCCTCGGGGTGCCGCAGATCTCGCTCGGCCGCGTGTGGGACGCCGTGTACCGCTCGCGGCGGATCGAGGAGCTGGGGGCCGGGCTGCATCTACCGGCCGGCGGGGTGTCGGCGCGGAGCCTGCGGGCCGGGCTCGTCCGGCTCCTGGAGGAGCCGGAGTTCCGGCGGCGGGCCGGGCTGATACGCGACGAGGTCCGGGCGGCGCCCCACCCGAACGAGGTGGTGGACGTCCTGGAGCGACTCACCGCGCGCCACCACGGCCGGGTGGCCGCGGCGCGCTGA
- a CDS encoding nucleotide disphospho-sugar-binding domain-containing protein, protein MPLAHALRAAGHDVRYAVGDALDAVTAAGLHAVDITPGLDYTKVWVPDGAEDPMYVEDAGVEFLATLFGRVSGVEVDGALEVARSYRPDLIVHSAAQGAGALAAAALGIPCVELPLGPADSDPRLAGLLREAMKGDYERHGIPGTPPRTVRIASVPERLAPLLPGGERPEHEWSMRYVPYNGGAVLPDWLSRPADRPRIAVTLGSIGAQWGGITVLAPLVAAAGEVDAEFVLTLGGGDVELLGELPRNVRTVEWVPLAPLLETCAGIVHHAGSGTLLTAMTLGVPQCVLPDGAYQRANSDLLVGSGAGFAVDAAEIGAAECRRLLEDPALRTAALGLRDELRGTMPSPAALVPRLEELAA, encoded by the coding sequence GTGCCGCTGGCGCACGCGCTGCGGGCGGCGGGGCACGACGTGCGGTACGCCGTCGGTGACGCGCTGGACGCCGTCACGGCGGCGGGTCTGCATGCCGTCGACATCACCCCCGGCCTGGACTACACCAAGGTCTGGGTGCCGGACGGCGCCGAGGATCCGATGTACGTCGAGGATGCCGGGGTGGAGTTCCTGGCCACGCTGTTCGGCCGGGTCTCCGGGGTCGAGGTCGACGGGGCCTTGGAGGTGGCCCGGTCCTACCGGCCGGATCTGATCGTGCACTCGGCCGCCCAGGGCGCCGGAGCGCTGGCCGCCGCAGCGCTCGGGATTCCCTGCGTGGAGCTGCCGTTGGGCCCGGCGGACAGCGATCCGCGGCTGGCGGGGCTGCTCCGCGAGGCCATGAAGGGCGACTACGAGCGCCATGGAATCCCGGGGACGCCGCCCCGGACCGTGCGGATCGCCTCCGTCCCCGAGCGGCTCGCGCCGCTGCTGCCGGGTGGGGAACGACCCGAGCACGAGTGGTCGATGCGGTACGTCCCGTACAACGGCGGCGCGGTGCTGCCCGACTGGCTGTCCCGGCCGGCCGACCGGCCCCGGATCGCGGTCACGCTGGGGTCGATCGGGGCGCAGTGGGGGGGCATCACCGTGCTCGCACCGCTCGTCGCGGCGGCGGGCGAGGTGGACGCGGAGTTCGTGTTGACCCTGGGCGGCGGGGATGTGGAGCTGCTCGGTGAACTCCCGCGGAACGTCCGGACGGTGGAGTGGGTGCCGCTCGCGCCGCTGCTGGAGACGTGTGCGGGGATCGTGCACCACGCGGGGTCGGGGACGCTGCTGACGGCGATGACCCTGGGGGTGCCGCAGTGTGTGCTCCCGGACGGCGCCTACCAGCGGGCCAACAGCGATCTGCTGGTGGGCAGCGGGGCCGGTTTCGCGGTGGACGCGGCGGAGATCGGCGCGGCCGAGTGCCGACGGCTGCTCGAGGACCCGGCGCTGCGGACAGCGGCCCTCGGGCTGCGCGACGAACTGCGCGGGACGATGCCGAGCCCGGCCGCGCTGGTGCCCCGACTCGAGGAGCTGGCGGCCTGA
- a CDS encoding activator-dependent family glycosyltransferase, whose product MRVLFTTLAAATHLHAQVPLAWALRAAGHEVCVASQPDLADDIVRSGLTAVSVGRALDPGQWADVSPLTEQEVRVEGNIWNAQGGIAWELFDLCELRPERLTYDYMQCVLTAWTSHSFRQTSSPGTVDDLVAFARRWRPDLVIWDPTTFAGAIAAMATGAAHARLMFGFDVIGRMRQSYRAALRERAPEHREDPFEEWLGPLLRRHGREFAEEAVLGQWTIDPVPTSLRLDVDHPYLPVRYVPYNGHAAVPGWLRRPADRRRVCLTLGRSFRELLGGDRASVAELLDAVAELDIEVVATLNSAQLAVLPRLPDNVRAVDFVPLDALLPSCSAIIHHSGSGTTQTALAHGVPQVVVPAPMLDNLLKARRVEEAGAGLYVRDVRALTAAGLRDLLVRVLEEPSFTVRAGALRREMLGTPSPREIVPALERLTAAHRH is encoded by the coding sequence ATGCGCGTCCTGTTCACCACTCTCGCCGCCGCCACGCATCTGCACGCCCAGGTGCCCCTCGCCTGGGCGCTGCGCGCCGCCGGACACGAGGTGTGCGTGGCCAGCCAGCCCGACCTGGCCGACGACATCGTCCGCTCCGGCCTCACCGCCGTATCCGTCGGACGGGCCCTCGACCCCGGGCAGTGGGCCGACGTCTCCCCGCTGACCGAGCAGGAGGTGCGGGTCGAGGGCAACATCTGGAACGCCCAGGGCGGCATCGCCTGGGAGCTGTTCGACCTGTGCGAGCTGCGCCCGGAGCGGCTCACCTACGACTACATGCAGTGCGTCCTCACCGCCTGGACCAGCCACAGCTTCCGGCAGACCTCCTCACCGGGCACGGTCGACGACCTGGTTGCCTTCGCCCGCCGGTGGCGGCCCGACCTGGTGATCTGGGATCCGACGACCTTCGCCGGGGCGATCGCCGCCATGGCCACCGGAGCCGCCCACGCCCGGCTGATGTTCGGCTTCGACGTCATCGGCCGGATGAGGCAGAGCTACCGCGCCGCGCTGCGCGAGCGAGCGCCGGAGCACCGCGAGGACCCGTTCGAGGAGTGGCTGGGCCCGCTGCTCCGCCGCCACGGGCGGGAGTTCGCGGAGGAGGCCGTCCTCGGCCAGTGGACCATCGACCCCGTACCGACCTCACTGCGGCTCGACGTCGACCATCCGTACCTGCCGGTGCGCTACGTGCCGTACAACGGACACGCCGCCGTCCCCGGCTGGCTGCGCCGCCCCGCCGACCGGCGCCGGGTCTGCCTCACGCTCGGCCGGTCGTTCCGCGAACTGCTCGGCGGCGACCGGGCCTCGGTCGCCGAACTCCTCGACGCCGTCGCCGAACTCGACATCGAGGTGGTCGCCACGCTCAACTCCGCCCAGCTGGCCGTGCTGCCCCGGCTCCCGGACAACGTCCGCGCCGTGGACTTCGTCCCGCTGGACGCGCTGCTGCCCAGCTGCTCGGCCATCATCCACCACAGCGGCTCGGGCACCACCCAGACCGCGCTGGCCCACGGGGTCCCGCAGGTCGTCGTGCCCGCGCCGATGCTGGACAATCTGCTCAAGGCCCGACGCGTGGAGGAGGCCGGTGCGGGGCTGTATGTACGGGACGTACGCGCACTGACCGCGGCCGGGCTGCGCGACCTGCTCGTACGGGTCCTGGAGGAGCCGTCCTTCACCGTCCGGGCAGGCGCCCTGCGCCGGGAGATGCTCGGCACACCCTCGCCCCGCGAGATCGTGCCCGCCCTGGAGCGGCTGACCGCGGCCCACCGGCACTGA
- a CDS encoding NAD(P)H-binding protein, producing MTFLITGATGSVGRHVVDLLVAAGAPVRALTRTPDSAALPDAVEVVAGDLLRPDSLLPALTGVERLYLFPEPSTAAQVARLAAQAGVRRIVVLSSDAVTEGSDPDHHRPVEEAVERTGLDWTHVRPGEFAANKLSVWGSSIADAGVVRAAYPDAVGAPVHEADVAAVAAAALLEDGHAGAVHSVSGPEALTVGEQVRSLAAGLGRELRFEEVTPVAARADMIEQGFPEPIADYILAFQASWVDRPAAVHDTVERLTGTPARTLAQWAADHRADFR from the coding sequence GTGACCTTTCTGATCACCGGAGCCACCGGCAGCGTCGGCCGCCATGTGGTCGACCTCCTGGTGGCAGCCGGGGCGCCCGTGCGCGCCCTGACCCGCACCCCGGACAGCGCCGCGCTCCCCGACGCGGTCGAGGTCGTCGCAGGAGACCTGCTGCGCCCCGACAGCCTGCTGCCCGCCCTGACGGGTGTCGAACGGCTCTATCTGTTCCCCGAGCCGTCCACCGCCGCACAGGTCGCACGGCTCGCCGCTCAGGCGGGGGTACGGCGGATCGTCGTGCTCTCCTCCGACGCCGTCACCGAGGGCAGCGACCCCGACCACCACCGCCCGGTCGAGGAGGCCGTCGAGCGGACCGGCCTCGACTGGACCCATGTCCGGCCGGGGGAGTTCGCCGCCAACAAGCTGAGTGTCTGGGGGAGTTCCATCGCCGACGCCGGCGTGGTGCGCGCCGCCTACCCCGACGCCGTCGGCGCCCCCGTCCACGAGGCCGACGTGGCGGCGGTCGCCGCCGCGGCACTTCTGGAGGACGGCCACGCGGGGGCCGTGCACAGCGTCTCCGGTCCCGAGGCGCTCACCGTGGGCGAGCAGGTACGGTCCCTGGCCGCCGGACTCGGGCGCGAGCTGCGTTTCGAGGAGGTCACCCCGGTCGCGGCCCGCGCGGACATGATCGAACAGGGCTTCCCCGAGCCGATCGCCGACTACATCCTGGCCTTCCAGGCTTCCTGGGTGGACCGGCCCGCCGCCGTGCACGACACGGTCGAGCGGCTCACCGGCACACCCGCCCGCACCCTGGCCCAGTGGGCCGCCGACCACCGGGCGGACTTCCGATGA
- a CDS encoding alpha/beta fold hydrolase, whose protein sequence is MTERIVRSGDVRLWSEALGDPAHPPLLLIAGGNQSSRAWPRDFVDRLTSHGLRVIRYDHRDTGRSTVRDFAAHPYTYTELTRDAVAVLDAHDIPAAHVVTMSMGTIMGQLLALDHPGRLLSLTLMLGGGLDVDFDGNIERLFKGEPSADGLPLPGPALLDAVELMSQPVDGARAEIDRRVERSRIFSGGQVPFDADEFRRWEQDAADHAGTATEPTAHHMLPSHPRERAPELAQVRVPTQVVQALNDLIAPPPHGRHLAGLIPGARLVEIPGMGHALPGAVHAPLAEAITAHVLSPRPQGEQ, encoded by the coding sequence ATGACCGAGCGCATCGTCCGGAGCGGAGACGTACGACTGTGGAGCGAGGCTCTCGGAGACCCGGCGCATCCCCCGCTGCTCCTCATCGCCGGCGGCAACCAGTCCTCGCGCGCGTGGCCCCGTGACTTCGTCGACCGGCTCACCTCGCACGGGCTGCGGGTGATCCGCTACGACCACCGGGACACCGGCCGCTCCACCGTCCGCGACTTCGCCGCCCATCCCTACACGTACACGGAGCTGACCCGGGACGCGGTCGCCGTCCTCGACGCCCACGACATCCCCGCCGCCCATGTGGTGACCATGTCCATGGGCACGATCATGGGTCAGCTCCTCGCCCTCGACCACCCCGGACGGCTGCTGAGCCTCACCCTCATGCTCGGCGGTGGCCTCGACGTCGACTTCGACGGCAACATCGAACGCCTCTTCAAGGGCGAACCCTCCGCCGACGGACTTCCCCTGCCCGGACCGGCCCTCCTCGACGCCGTGGAGCTGATGTCGCAGCCCGTCGACGGAGCCCGCGCCGAGATCGACCGGCGCGTCGAGCGCTCCCGGATCTTCTCCGGCGGCCAGGTTCCCTTCGACGCGGACGAGTTCCGCCGCTGGGAGCAGGACGCCGCCGACCACGCCGGCACGGCCACCGAACCGACCGCCCACCACATGCTCCCGTCCCACCCCCGCGAGCGCGCCCCCGAACTCGCCCAGGTCCGGGTGCCCACCCAGGTCGTCCAAGCCCTCAACGACCTGATCGCCCCGCCCCCGCACGGACGCCACCTGGCCGGACTCATCCCCGGTGCCCGGCTCGTGGAGATCCCCGGCATGGGGCACGCCCTGCCCGGCGCCGTCCACGCACCCCTCGCCGAGGCCATCACCGCACACGTCCTCAGCCCCCGGCCGCAAGGAGAGCAGTAG
- a CDS encoding ester cyclase, which yields MSPADNKRRALEMVAAWNRGDPDGVIAFWAPDAVHYDEDGLPMPADLIADIMRGSLTAFPDLHLEAKSIVAEGDRVMLRITVTATHKGDFMGVPATGKPVTWHYLEELRFDDRGQVVEHWDVMNFSPLYRALGKVPEGL from the coding sequence ATGTCACCCGCCGACAACAAGCGCCGCGCCCTGGAGATGGTGGCCGCCTGGAACCGGGGTGACCCCGACGGGGTCATCGCGTTCTGGGCCCCCGACGCCGTCCACTACGACGAGGACGGCCTGCCCATGCCCGCCGACCTGATCGCGGACATCATGCGCGGCTCCCTGACCGCCTTCCCCGACCTTCACCTGGAGGCGAAGAGCATCGTCGCCGAGGGCGACCGGGTCATGCTCCGCATCACCGTCACCGCCACGCACAAGGGTGACTTCATGGGTGTACCCGCCACCGGAAAGCCGGTCACCTGGCACTACCTCGAAGAACTGCGGTTCGACGACCGAGGCCAGGTCGTCGAGCATTGGGACGTCATGAACTTCTCGCCCCTCTACCGCGCCCTGGGCAAGGTCCCCGAAGGCCTCTGA
- a CDS encoding methyltransferase, with the protein MSSSSRQHDGTPMDALINLCDLVTPMALRVAATLRLTDHMLAGATAATDLAAATGTDPGALHRLVRHLAAVGVYHETSPGRFEPTDVGLLLADDHPVQQRHWLALDQPVGRADLAFTRLLDAVRTGRPSYEALYGRPFWEDLSAVPELGEAFDRLMATEEEAVHAAPIAAYDWSGVRHVLDLGGAPGGFLQSLVRAAPHLRGTVLDLPGPAGRTRERIAAAGTDSRIDVLGGDFFDELPVRADLVLLSMVLLNWQDDDARRILERCRDALEPGGRILLRERAEPAEGPEVSTSDRYFSVLDMRMLVFLGGRVRTTEEWRALAASAGLAVTSLVTPISSPVVPFDFCLIEMSPV; encoded by the coding sequence GTGAGCAGTTCCAGCAGACAGCACGACGGCACACCCATGGATGCCCTGATCAACCTGTGCGACCTGGTGACCCCGATGGCGCTGCGGGTCGCGGCGACGCTACGGCTGACCGACCACATGCTCGCCGGCGCCACTGCTGCCACGGACCTCGCCGCCGCCACCGGCACCGATCCCGGCGCGCTGCACCGCCTCGTCCGCCATCTCGCCGCCGTCGGGGTGTACCACGAGACCTCCCCCGGCCGGTTCGAGCCCACGGACGTCGGGCTGCTGCTCGCCGACGACCACCCTGTCCAGCAGCGCCACTGGCTCGCCCTCGACCAGCCCGTCGGCCGCGCCGACCTCGCGTTCACCCGCCTCCTCGACGCGGTCAGGACCGGCCGGCCCTCCTACGAGGCGCTGTACGGGCGCCCCTTCTGGGAAGACCTGTCGGCCGTCCCCGAACTCGGCGAGGCCTTCGACCGGCTGATGGCCACCGAGGAGGAGGCCGTCCACGCCGCGCCGATCGCCGCCTACGACTGGAGTGGGGTGCGCCATGTGCTCGACCTCGGCGGCGCCCCGGGCGGATTCCTCCAGTCCCTGGTGCGCGCCGCACCGCATCTGCGCGGCACCGTCCTCGACCTGCCCGGCCCGGCCGGCCGGACCCGCGAACGGATCGCCGCCGCCGGAACGGACAGCCGCATCGACGTGCTCGGCGGCGACTTCTTCGACGAACTCCCCGTCCGCGCCGACCTCGTCCTGCTCTCCATGGTGCTGCTCAACTGGCAGGACGACGACGCCCGGCGCATCCTCGAACGCTGCCGCGACGCCCTCGAACCGGGCGGCCGCATCCTGCTGCGGGAGCGCGCCGAGCCGGCCGAGGGGCCCGAGGTCTCCACCTCCGACCGTTACTTCAGCGTCCTGGACATGCGGATGCTGGTCTTCCTCGGCGGGCGGGTCCGCACCACCGAGGAGTGGCGCGCCCTGGCCGCCTCCGCCGGACTGGCCGTCACCTCCCTGGTGACACCCATCAGCTCGCCGGTCGTCCCCTTCGACTTCTGCCTGATCGAAATGAGCCCCGTATGA
- a CDS encoding FkbM family methyltransferase, which yields MVDYWNLPADLPSAPPTVRCALPDGPTVQVMNEAEAQTLWTELTEAPFYRTAAAGLGPDEAIVDVGAHVGLAAIRFAAQAPGARVLAFEPAPKTHGCLVANLAEHLPGATAFNMALGSAAGTAELIFHPYIPSSSTLFEDEEDNVRNIEANLDNIDADQQTRQVVWRMFDVRETVQVDVGTLSGIIRDQGIERIGLLKVDVERGELDVLKGLDDEHWPMVRRVLLEVHDIDGRLDEITALMAEHGLRSEISQFGVYTGGTVHLVLATRD from the coding sequence ATGGTGGACTACTGGAACCTCCCCGCCGACCTGCCTTCGGCCCCGCCGACCGTGCGTTGCGCGCTGCCCGACGGGCCCACGGTCCAGGTCATGAACGAGGCCGAGGCACAGACCCTCTGGACGGAGCTCACCGAAGCGCCGTTCTACCGGACCGCGGCCGCCGGTCTCGGCCCCGACGAGGCGATCGTCGACGTCGGCGCACACGTCGGACTCGCCGCGATCCGCTTCGCCGCCCAGGCCCCCGGCGCCCGAGTCCTGGCCTTCGAACCGGCGCCCAAGACCCATGGCTGTCTCGTGGCCAATCTCGCCGAACACCTGCCCGGCGCCACCGCCTTCAACATGGCCCTCGGCTCCGCGGCCGGCACCGCCGAACTGATCTTCCACCCGTACATCCCGTCCTCCTCCACCCTCTTCGAGGACGAGGAGGACAACGTCCGCAACATCGAGGCCAACCTCGACAACATCGACGCCGACCAGCAGACCCGGCAGGTCGTGTGGCGGATGTTCGACGTACGGGAGACCGTCCAGGTGGACGTGGGCACCCTCAGCGGAATCATCCGGGACCAGGGCATCGAGCGCATCGGACTGCTCAAGGTGGACGTGGAGCGCGGCGAGCTGGACGTCCTCAAGGGTCTCGACGACGAGCACTGGCCGATGGTGCGCCGCGTCCTGCTCGAAGTCCACGACATCGACGGCCGTCTCGACGAGATCACCGCCCTGATGGCCGAGCACGGGCTGCGCTCCGAGATCTCCCAGTTCGGGGTGTACACCGGCGGCACCGTCCATCTGGTCCTGGCCACCCGCGACTGA